The Hydra vulgaris chromosome 05, alternate assembly HydraT2T_AEP genome includes the window ccattttaccaaaaaaaaaatttttcttttttaatctagttttgttatttacattatgtatataaagttaaatatataaaatgataaatattactcaaaaaaaattctgagGGGTATTCCACcttaaatgatatttaatataaagtgctacaaacaaaaaaacatatttatttttgtaaaaatttgtgcccaaattcttttaattatgcTTAGTATGATTTTAACCGAAAAAGTTTCATATAACTTCTACAGAGTTTTGTCTTAGAGCATATAAAAAGCTTTATTGGCCACTAAatcctttttttgttactaCAGTCCTGTAATACAGGACTGTGTACATATAATGCAGCGGTATGATACAATCATACAGTGTAtgattatacaatttaaaaacataaactcaATATAGCCAAAGATTAGACATACAATGTTTTAGAATTTACccatcgatatatatatatatatatatatatatatatatatatatatatatatatatatatatatatatatatatatatatatatatatataatatatattatatatataatatatatatatatataatatatataatatatatatatatatataatatttatataatatatatataatatatatattatatatatatatatatatatataatatgtgtatgtatgtttatagatgtatatataacaGTGCGTGCATTATaatcaaatgcaaaataaacttaatttttaataacttcataaacaagataaataatttttttcacaattaagggataaatcatataaatttggtattgtatatattatagcttatttgttataaaagtaaacttatttgtATATGCTTGTTTTGATTggataccttttttttatttttcttagtataATAGAAAACTCCTCCCTTAACAGTTTTAACAGAAGGGAATAGCAGGGTTAGATTTTGGCGTTAACAGCCATTCGATAGCAAAATTTACTCCTGCCGTTAACCAAATGGAGGCATTAGAATACGAGTTATTTTTATCGCTGGCGTTAAAAACTGCCGATTTACTTTTAACCAGCCGATACCACATTGCAGGGTTAAACGGAGGGATGCGAATACGGCTGCAAAACAATTGATGGCTCTCGTTCTACTTTAGCAAGCCCTATTCAATGGGCTTGTTCAACTTTAATATCTTTCTCGATTCCATGttgtacattaaaaattttattttttctttagttgcATCCCAATCTTTTTCATTGCTcgtttcaatattattaataagtattaTCAAAGTCATCTTCTAAATATTtcctgtggtgttcctcaaggttctatctaGGGGCCACTCTTGATcttaatcaatataaatgacttaaataaagcctcaaacTTAATGAGTTTCATGTTTGCCGACGATAGCAACTTATTCCTGACTAATATTGACATATCCAAACACTTTTCTACAATAAAtgatgaacttaaaaacatatttacttgGTTCAAATGTAACAAACCaaatggattcttttccatTCGCTCTCTTAAAAACGCTATTTACCCCAAAATTtgccaaaaatatttattgatgaagtcgaaataaaaaagtttttgttactaaatttttaggattgATTCTCGACAAGAACATTACATGGAAATCGCATATTGACTATATTTGCtcgaaaatataaaaaagtaactgagttaaatataaatccatatcttattaaaacataaaagccTTAACCCATCTTTATTACTCATTAATTCACACGTATATAAATAATGCCAACAGCTTGGGGAAGTATCGAAAAAAGTTAGTTAATATGCCTTTATCGCCGTCAAAAGCATGCGATCCGATTGATTAATATTGCGAATTGTTTTACTCATTCCAAACCATTTTTTACGgagataaaaatacttaatatttacgagcTTAATGTTTAgaacattttatgttttatttacatgtggaaaaacgatttaaCTTTACCTATCTTTAAAGATCATTTTCTCTAAAACcgattaataaatatttacttaaaaataaaaaatttttatatgaaccAACTTGCAgaacaaagtttaacaaattttacGATGCATTACGAGCACCAtgtctttggaataaaattgttatatctAATTTGATACACCCATTACATTTCCGATcgttaaaagtaaatttaaaggTTTGATTTTATCTATTGATGatgtatttaaatacttttaataacaaccacgtatttgtctttttaattgtaagacTGTTGAATTTTCGCTATCCTATTATAAAGAAATGTCTTACTATATTTACTTTGTagctatatatttatatatttgcgTTTTCATAAGTTCTGACGATAAGAtcagacatttttaattataacggGTGATTACTAAAAATCTGTACAAAATTGCTTACATCATATTTCTATATGCAActaatactttatttttcaaacaatttttaaaatttattcttcttttgaaatatatattaacttttatataagtattttaaatttagtattaaaaatgacGTCAAACGAAGAGCTCCAGAGAAAACGTGTGTACTAGTTTTATCAAGAAAATTCAGATAAACCTAAATCATTCACTGTTTCTCATTTTGAAGCAGAAAACTTATCAGGATTGACTATATATGGAATTATTAAACGTGTAAAAGAAGATAAACCATTTGAAAGGCAAACTGGTAGTGGTAGAAAGCCGAAAATAATGACTAAGCGCGCCATCAGTCAACTTACCAAGCTTTTTGACCATAAATGTGGCATTTCTCAGCGTATAGcttcaaaaaagttcaaatgttCTCAGTCACTTATTTCTAAGACATTGAAAAccaaaacatcaataaaaaaaagaaaacaaatgaaGATTCCAAGTCAAACTGAGAGCCAGAGAGCAAAAAACCGACGTTTGTGTggtcaactttttaaaaaaaataataaaggtttTATTTGGGTTCTTGATGACGAGTCTTATTTTACTCTCTTGAACAGCCAAATTAATGGTAATGATAATTTCTATTCAAGTAACATCGAATTAACACCAAACAATGttaaattcaaagaaaaaaagaaatctgaAGAAAAATTATTGGTTTACGTGGTCATTTCGCCTTTTGGCCTATCAACTCCATACATTGTACAGTCTGGAACAGCTATTAACCAGCATATTTATGTAGATGAATGTTTGACTAAAAAACTATTACCACACATCAAACAGCTTCCAAAAAATACCAAATACACATTCTGGCCTGATCTAGCAAGTGCCCTTTACTCAAACAAAGTTGTTAagtttttgaatgaaaatggtATAAAGTTTGTAACAAAAAGTGAAAACCCTCCAAATATGCCTAAATGCCGTTGTATTGAGTATTTTTGGTCTTGTATCAAAGGAGATGTTTACAAAAATGGTTGGCAGGCAGAGAATTTGGATCAATTACGCTCTAGAATAATTTACTGTTTTAAGAAATTCGACAAAGAGCTGGTACAACGCTAGGCAGAGTCTACCAGCAGAAGACTCGacacaataaaattaaaagatcttGTTGAATTAAGATAAATGTATTCTGAAATAGATATTACATTTCatgtaatatttacatatagtacaagtactaattttaagtaaacaCCATAATAAGACTAAAACaccaaactaaaaaaacaaaaaacacaaaataacacaaaaaaacacacaaaaaacacacacgcaagaaaaaaaaagaaaaaaaaaacgtaaaacaGTACAATACTTAAACgaaaaacttttagaataataattaagtaagAGGTTTGTAAATTTAGGACATAattcaaatttcttttatacatcTATCTAGTATAAAAGACTTTTATATACCTAAttaaaatatagcaataaaaGAGAAttagattataataatatacagtAACAACAttgtaaataatgtattaatATAAGTATCGGTAATAATAATAGGCAATAATAGTAAAAACTCCagttattaatattatctattggtaataataatcaatataataataatacaaatgaTAAAGATAACTAtcctactaataataataataataacaataataataataataataataataataatactaataataacaataataatagtaataatctCAATTGTGCTTTCTCTACGCGTAGTTTGTGCTTTTTCTACGCGATATGTGCTTTCGCTACAGATTTGTGCTTTCTCTAcgctttttttttgtgctttttctacgcaatgttttttttctacCGTTTTGTGCTTTCACTACATTTAACGTTTGTGCTATTTCTACCGCTTTGTGCTTTTACTACAATTTAGTGCTTTCTCTACCTAATATTTACCGTTTTCGCTACCGGCTAAaggtaattattatttaattattttgaagaattcttaaaagaaaatcaaaaaccttttttttatttgttacacgttttttatttttttatttatttgaataagtttaatcgcttaaaataaaagttattttcttggAATTTCAGCAAGATACATgtgtttgtatatttatttaattgttatagATTCAGATGAATTTGGATCAAGATATTCTTAAAAGTTTAgcgttaatttttaataatattttgactgTTTTATGATGTTTAttgctatattatatatatttttgttcgaTTGTccctattataaataatttttttttcatgcaactgcctttaatttaaataacccAAACAATCTTCAATAATAAATCTGGAGAAAATCTAACTGTTTCCATTCTACAacattattaatgtttattgttAGTATTGCTTATTAATGttaagcaataataataataaataaaaaataatatttataatgtgtttctaataatatcataaacacattataaatattattttttgcttatatttAGCAGTTGAAGTTTagtaagaaaaagtttttaaattaaacagtttatatcATGGACAAAATTGTGAAATCATATGAAAAGGTAAAGttccttaaatatatatatatatatatatatatatatatatatatatatatatatatatatatatatatatatatatatatatatatatatatatatatatatatatatatatatatatatataatataaaccaaaaaaagttttttatattatatatacagttaCAGAATATACACATTCATTTAAGATTAgttgaaataaatattgatatctGTATAATATTTAGAGAGGATCTGAAGTTTCAGCCAAACAAAAGTTAGTATATGCTTGCGAAAGAGATGAATCacagcattttaaaaagttgttcattgataataaaattggtttgttttattttttataatatgttcattattttataacaagcataatatttagtattttatattttattttacatttatgtttatttatcataACTTGTAAATATCTTAAGTGAACAGATAAAAATAATCCTAGtgttatctaaaaatattttaaaatgtgttataaCATGTCCTTTAACGTGTTATAACATGTTCTTATAACATGTTATAGCATGTCCTTTAATGTTAAAGGACATATtagttttcttttcaaatacTTTACATATATTTTGAGATGTAATATATTAGGTTATGGGATTTTTACCAAAAGAGATTTTGAAGCTAACgaagttttattagaatataaagGTGAAGTTATATCTCGTGTGGAAGCAAAACTGCGtcacaaaaagtattttatggaaaaaaaaggttgttttatttatgatGTAGATTTTGGCTCTGAAAGAGTGAGGTATGTAATTTTTTcgacaatataattttttataatgataattgATGATAAATATTGAAAGGTTCCTTATAATAATCTCCTTAATATTTGTGTTAAACTTAATTAAGTTTTATgtgataaataattaaactattgcttttaataatttgaaaaaataattttatttattgaagaaAACTCAAGTTCAAGAAGCtgaattttattaagttacatTATGTTTAATAGGCTGTTGAAAAATAACTTTcgtaaacttttattattatgttttattattaatattattgttattgggTGAGAATCTTATCAACATTCGGTGTTTCTATGTCTAAAATTCAAatgatttttgatattataattttataatgaaatttagcATTGATGCCACTTTTTCATTGTCTTTTGGACGTTTTATTAACGATTCAGCTGAAAAGTTTTCAAACTGTAGGCCAAAATGTTGTTTGGTGGAAGGAAAGTATCGCCTTatgtttttttccaaatgtttCATTCCTTTGAATACTGAGCTGCGATATGATTATGGAgacaaaatcaatcaaaaatggAGAGATTCTgtaaattttttgtagtttatgcattttttgtttgttttcataaatagatttagtttaagattattaattttgttgctTAAGATTTTCTACATCCtaatcaaaaatttatcttatctAGAGAGACTATTTAAAACCATTAACAGTTAATGACTTGAGAAATTCATTACTTGGAAAGGTTTACtctatatactttttgtattttaacaacctagttgtttttttatttagtaaataattcttttaagagcgtaaaagttaataaaatttatttattaatttttgtttcatttcaCTTTCAGCCTCTTAAACAACATTTGACAAAGGTGTCAGAGGTTTGTGTATTTGTGCATttattatagataaattttctatacttatatattattttttttaaacattttaaaataaaattgctttaaagGTTTTGTTGTGTTCAAGTTCTAATCAATTAGAGGTATTTTTATTGTcagctttttcaaataatttaaaatttatttgaaaactattatgaataaaatttaaataaatcatatttagcatttactttatattttttcccTCAAATGCCTAGatatcaataaaaactgttttttttttgaaaagaaaagagttgcaaaaaattttc containing:
- the LOC136080232 gene encoding uncharacterized protein LOC136080232, giving the protein MDKIVKSYEKRGSEVSAKQKLVYACERDESQHFKKLFIDNKIGYGIFTKRDFEANEVLLEYKGEVISRVEAKLRHKKYFMEKKGCFIYDVDFGSERVSIDATFSLSFGRFINDSAEKFSNCRPKCCLVEGKYRLMFFSKCFIPLNTELRYDYGDKINQKWRDSRDYLKPLTVNDLRNSLLGKPLKQHLTKVSEVLLCSSSNQLEDVGLKESSLATNLMNQLRQSPAVLFKESEEVLSCKLELEYEPMVSLSDILLVRPTEEKIDESEKKNLMIDIKEIKTMKQKKANSDNVIQESFKISVEEVINLSFYIYMFVCVFEP